One segment of Anguilla anguilla isolate fAngAng1 chromosome 1, fAngAng1.pri, whole genome shotgun sequence DNA contains the following:
- the steap4 gene encoding metalloreductase STEAP4, whose product MTNISFSMPMSEPGFQRKLGTVCIFGTGDFGRSLGLRLLQAGYGVVFGSRNPKNSSLLPKGAQVMSHEEAAQTSRIIFVAVHRENYDFLQQAGGEMLAGKVLVDVSNNLRRNQYPESNAEHLSKLVPAASVVKAFNTVSAWALQSGGLDANRQVLICGDNSEAKQMVVDIARSLGLTALDKGSLRAAGEIEDYPLQLFPLWRLPIALATGLTAFIFFYVLTLDVIYAAVIDGEDISFRIMVSLANKVFPIVSLIMLALCYLPGVMAGFLQLYNGTKYRRFPDWLDRWMLCRKQLGLIALALASLHVLYTLIIPFRYYVRYRVNIWTAAQIKQNKTGTFDTTMAWRTDSYYSVGILGFGLYVLLGITSLPSVSNTINWREFRFIQSKLGHLTLFLCTLHTFLYGWDKFLRPSAYKWYLPPGYMLSLVVPCVVLVLKFVLITPCVDRAVTRIRQGWERKPAGSLANGDPKGRRLLVL is encoded by the exons ATGACAAACATCTCCTTTTCCATGCCAATGAGCGAACCAGGCTTTCAGCGCAAGCTTGGGACCGTTTGCATCTTTGGGACGGGTGACTTTGGGCGGTCTCTGGGGCTGCGGCTGCTGCAGGCTGGGTACGGGGTGGTTTTCGGGAGCCGGAACCCCAAGAACTCCAGCCTTCTGCCCAAAGGCGCCCAGGTGATGAGCCACGAGGAGGCGGCCCAGACCTCCAGGATCATCTTCGTGGCTGTGCACCGGGAGAACTATGACTTCCTCCAACAGGCAGGGGGAGAGATGCTGGCGGGGAAGGTCCTGGTGGACGTTAGCAACAACCTGAGGCGGAACCAGTACCCCGAGTCCAACGCAGAGCACCTGAGCAAGCTGGTTCCCGCCGCTTCCGTGGTCAAAGCGTTCAACACAGTCTCCGCGTGGGCGTTGCAGTCTGGCGGGCTGGATGCAAACCGGCAG gtgTTAATCTGTGGAGATAACAGCGAGGCCAAGCAGATGGTGGTGGACATCGCGCGCAGCCTTGGCCTCACCGCGCTGGACAAAGGATCGCTCAGGGCGGCCGGGGAGATTGAAGACTACCCCCTGCAGCTCTTCCCTCTGTGGAGGCTCCCCATCGCCCTGGCCACCGGCCTCACAGCCTTCATATTCTTCTACGTGCTCACCCTTGATGTCATCTACGCCGCCGTCATCGATGGGGAGGACATCTCCTTCCGGATCATGGTTTCCCTGGCCAACAAGGTGTTCCCGATTGTCTCGCTGATCATGCTGGCGCTGTGCTACCTTCCTGGGGTGATGGCGGGATTTCTGCAGCTCTACAACGGCACCAAGTACCGCCGTTTCCCCGACTGGTTGGACAGGTGGATGCTGTGTCGTAAGCAGCTGGGCCTGATTGCCCTGGCTCTCGCCTCCCTCCACGTCCTCTACACTTTAATCATTCCCTTCAGGTACTATGTCAGGTACCGGGTCAACATCTGGACCGCTGCTCAG atcaaacaaaacaaaacaggcacATTCGACACCACCATGGCCTGGCGCACTGACTCGTATTACTCAGTGGGGATCCTGGGATTTGGCCTCTACGTCCTGTTGGGAATAACCTCTTTGCCCTCCGTCAGCAACACCATTAACTGGCGGGAATTCCGATTCATACAG TCCAAACTGGGCCACCTAACTCTGTTCCTGTGCACGTTGCACACCTTCCTCTACGGCTGGGACAAGTTCCTGAGACCCTCCGCGTACAAGTGGTACCTTCCTCCCGGATACATGCTGTCGCTGGTCGTCCCCTGCGTCGTCCTGGTCCTCAAGTTTGTGCTCATCACTCCCTGTGTGGACAGAGCAGTTACCAGGATTCGGCAGGGCTGGGAGAGGAAGCCTGCAGGGTCGCTGGCTAACGGTGATCCCAAAGGCAGGCGACTGCTCGTACTTTAG